Proteins from one Tepidibacillus fermentans genomic window:
- the nrfD gene encoding NrfD/PsrC family molybdoenzyme membrane anchor subunit translates to MAWGAIISWYLFLAGVSAGAYLTATYVGKKFPFAQTIRKTGYFLAPPLLAVGTLLLVFDAEAGLKHPLRFIYLLKNFPTSMMTDGTYIISIFLILNTYQGVMEYLGKSVNRWITRLGVIFAIGTAAYTGLLIGVVKSIPLWNTSILPVLFIVSALSTGIAATVLVSTFFNRQACYNLLTVKKIHVSLIGIELLLIFIMLYITGSANEVAYQSVMSLLVGEYSSLFWIGLIVVGLVIPFLIEGIEIYQHGLATKPKYHEISATSSNPSFVPTLITESTVLIGGFILRYLVLAAAMTITLF, encoded by the coding sequence ATGGCTTGGGGAGCGATCATTTCATGGTATTTATTTTTAGCTGGTGTAAGTGCAGGGGCTTACCTCACTGCGACTTATGTCGGTAAAAAGTTTCCGTTTGCACAAACCATTCGAAAAACAGGATATTTCTTAGCACCACCACTACTTGCGGTCGGCACATTGCTTCTCGTTTTTGATGCGGAAGCGGGATTAAAGCATCCTCTTCGTTTCATCTATCTATTGAAGAATTTTCCAACATCGATGATGACCGACGGAACTTATATTATTTCTATCTTTTTGATACTTAACACATATCAAGGGGTTATGGAATATCTAGGGAAAAGTGTGAATCGTTGGATTACAAGACTTGGCGTCATCTTCGCAATAGGAACTGCTGCTTATACAGGATTATTGATTGGCGTTGTAAAGTCGATTCCACTATGGAATACATCGATATTGCCTGTTCTGTTCATTGTTTCTGCCCTTTCTACAGGTATTGCGGCAACAGTCTTGGTGTCAACTTTCTTTAATCGCCAAGCTTGTTATAACCTTCTTACAGTGAAAAAAATTCATGTTTCATTGATCGGGATTGAGTTGTTACTTATTTTTATCATGCTATATATTACAGGAAGTGCAAATGAAGTAGCCTACCAATCGGTGATGTCTCTTTTAGTCGGGGAATACTCTAGCTTATTTTGGATCGGTTTAATTGTAGTAGGGTTAGTCATTCCATTCCTCATCGAAGGGATAGAAATTTATCAACATGGTTTAGCAACAAAACCAAAATATCATGAAATATCAGCTACTTCCTCTAATCCAAGTTTTGTACCGACATTGATTACAGAGTCAACTGTGCTAATCGGTGGTTTTATTCTCCGCTATTTAGTTTTGGCCGCAGCAATGACAATCACTCTCTTTTAA
- a CDS encoding 4Fe-4S dicluster domain-containing protein, which produces MARYGMLIDTKKCVECFGCRVACQMQNGLPPEEAFIHFYEKETGTFPNVNIQILPVQCQHCENPPCMKNCPTGATYKNKDGIVLVDENKCIGCKYCVVSCPYQARVPNHKTGVVEKCRFCVEEVEKGKAPICVATCVGNARIFGDLDDPNSEISREIIKRKAIPLRADLGTKPKIYYVR; this is translated from the coding sequence ATGGCACGTTATGGAATGCTGATTGATACCAAAAAATGTGTTGAATGCTTTGGCTGTCGTGTTGCCTGTCAGATGCAAAATGGATTACCACCAGAAGAAGCCTTTATTCATTTCTATGAAAAAGAGACAGGGACGTTTCCAAATGTAAATATTCAGATATTACCGGTTCAATGTCAACATTGTGAGAATCCACCATGTATGAAAAACTGTCCCACTGGAGCAACTTATAAAAACAAAGACGGGATCGTTCTCGTTGACGAAAACAAATGTATTGGATGTAAATATTGTGTCGTTTCTTGTCCGTATCAAGCCAGAGTTCCCAATCATAAAACAGGCGTAGTTGAAAAATGTAGATTTTGTGTAGAAGAGGTCGAAAAGGGAAAAGCACCGATTTGTGTTGCTACATGTGTTGGTAATGCAAGAATTTTTGGAGATTTAGATGATCCAAACAGTGAAATATCAAGAGAAATCATCAAACGCAAAGCAATACCTTTACGCGCTGATTTAGGAACAAAACCTAAAATTTATTATGTGAGGTGA
- a CDS encoding SHOCT domain-containing protein, protein MFAGFGPGRGFGYGMGYYGGYGFLWMIGIIILVVILMFLFRRRRYFMGNCYHRNHHYNEYYSDPVQPKSPNQEALEILKARFAKGEITEEEYKKMKEIIKNE, encoded by the coding sequence ATGTTTGCTGGTTTTGGACCAGGAAGAGGATTTGGTTATGGAATGGGTTATTATGGTGGGTATGGTTTTTTATGGATGATCGGGATTATCATCCTTGTCGTGATTCTAATGTTCCTATTCCGTAGAAGAAGATATTTCATGGGGAATTGTTATCACCGTAATCATCATTACAATGAATATTATAGTGATCCCGTTCAACCAAAAAGCCCAAACCAAGAAGCACTCGAAATTTTGAAAGCACGCTTTGCGAAAGGTGAAATCACCGAAGAAGAATATAAGAAGATGAAAGAAATTATTAAGAATGAGTAA